The segment GCCGGTACACGAGCGGTCGGTCCGACCCGGTCCTCTCGTACTAAGGTCGGCGCCCCTCAATGCTCCTACGCCCACGACGGATACAGACCGAACTGTCTCACGACGTTCTGAACCCAGCTCATGTACCACTTTAACCGGCGATCGCGAGTGCGGACTGGATCATGGCGCGCTCCAGCTGGTAGGTCGGATCGAAGAGCCCGGCGGGGTCCACCAGGATGATCTGCGTGTCCTGATCGGTGAAGGGCCCGCGCACCGGCTCGTGCGTGGTCTGCAGTTTGGGGGAGACGATCGACAGCTTCTCACCCACCACCGCGTTGCGCAATGTGGACTTGCCGGCGAGGGTCGGCCGGCGAGGACGACGATGCCGCAGCGGGGCATGGAGGAAGGTATAACGGGGGACGGGAAGACCCTCCGTCTTTCGGTCCCCCGGTCCCCCCGTCCCCCGCTTTCAGCGCACCGAATCCCGCTCCTGTGTGGACGCCAGTCGCGCGCCGATTTCAGCGCTGGTCTCGGCGGCCACTTCCTTACGCGGCGGTCATCGGGTCCGTCGCGGCGGCATCGTAGGATCCCGCCCACACCGCCACCCCATCTGCCGCGCGCACGAGGCGCAGCGTCACGCGGAGCCCTGACGGGGCGCGCTGCACGCCGCCGTCGACTACGAATGCCACACCGAGCTGGCGGCCGATGCGGTCCACGTCCC is part of the Gemmatimonadales bacterium genome and harbors:
- a CDS encoding GTPase translates to MRHRRPRRPTLAGKSTLRNAVVGEKLSIVSPKLQTTHEPVRGPFTDQDTQIILVDPAGLFDPTYQLERAMIQSALAIAG